Proteins encoded within one genomic window of Nonomuraea gerenzanensis:
- a CDS encoding iron-containing redox enzyme family protein, with protein sequence MRLPVARGPITAGLFARLAGPPVELDPPLVTPPPATALDDGDLQLALFACYELHSRGFDDVDDLWEWQPSLLATRRELERSLESALARAVPRPPAPPPQDVRHALAELVAKEQASGPSPAAHLQREADLSRYRELLVHRSIHHLKDAHTQAPARLPGTLSDEPGGHAEPTSAQLFRATMAGLGLDDAYGAYLNDVPGITLAVTNVMSLFGLHRRLRGALAGHLAALELTSSPPGHHVAADLCAGLAAQEPSLTGDILYGAACALTLERRWAEHVLARWRQGLSSLEGAEPLARDGKEGEAMAATS encoded by the coding sequence ATGCGTCTGCCCGTCGCCCGCGGCCCGATCACAGCCGGGCTCTTCGCCCGCCTCGCCGGCCCGCCGGTGGAGCTGGACCCGCCGCTGGTCACCCCGCCGCCCGCCACCGCGCTGGACGACGGCGACCTCCAGCTCGCCCTGTTCGCCTGCTACGAGCTGCACTCGCGCGGCTTCGACGACGTGGACGACCTCTGGGAGTGGCAGCCGTCCCTGCTGGCCACCCGCCGCGAGCTGGAGCGCTCACTGGAGTCCGCGCTCGCCCGCGCCGTCCCGCGCCCGCCCGCCCCGCCGCCGCAGGACGTCCGTCACGCGCTGGCCGAGCTGGTCGCCAAGGAGCAGGCGAGCGGCCCCTCGCCGGCGGCGCACCTCCAGCGCGAGGCCGACCTGTCGCGCTACCGCGAGCTGCTCGTGCACCGCTCGATCCACCACCTCAAGGACGCGCACACGCAGGCGCCCGCGCGCCTGCCCGGCACCCTGTCCGACGAGCCCGGCGGCCACGCCGAGCCCACCAGCGCCCAGCTGTTCAGGGCCACCATGGCCGGCCTCGGCCTGGACGACGCCTACGGCGCCTACCTGAACGACGTGCCCGGCATCACGCTCGCCGTCACCAACGTCATGTCGCTGTTCGGCCTGCACCGGCGGCTGCGCGGCGCCCTGGCCGGCCACCTCGCGGCACTGGAGCTCACCTCGTCGCCGCCCGGCCACCACGTCGCCGCCGACCTCTGCGCCGGGCTGGCCGCCCAGGAGCCGTCGCTGACCGGCGACATCCTGTACGGCGCCGCCTGCGCCCTGACCCTCGAACGCCGCTGGGCCGAACACGTGCTGGCCCGCTGGCGGCAGGGCCTCAGCTCCCTTGAGGGCGCGGAGCCGCTCGCGCGCGACGGCAAGGAGGGCGAGGCGATGGCGGCGACGAGCTGA
- a CDS encoding MFS transporter codes for MASTSLGPAYHRLWLATALSNLGDGIRMAALPLLAAALSRDPVVVAGVALAGQSPWLLFGLFAGAVVDRYDQRRLTVLVDATRVLLLAVLVTALALDVANIVLVYAVAFMCGVGETLRDTATATLLPPLVKDADLDRANGGLVNAEVAGNELVGPPIGGYLFGVAMVLPFALNGSTLALAAALIFSLPNVFAAKPVPAGEKRRIWAETGAGLRWLVRHRRLRALVALGGLFALMDSAWFPIFVLYVGQVLALPGWGYGMLLGVGAVGGLAGGFLAARVTRRIGTAAALAGCLLCAAAGQLMLALTTSVPVAAVGLGATSAAFGVWTVAARTLRQRLTPPELLGRVSSASMTIVMSAGPVGALAGGFVAAEWGLTAPILIGVPVLAVGALVCYLTLRTQE; via the coding sequence ATGGCCTCGACGTCCTTAGGGCCCGCCTATCACCGCCTGTGGCTGGCGACGGCCCTGTCCAACCTCGGTGACGGGATCCGGATGGCGGCCCTGCCGCTGCTGGCGGCCGCCCTGAGCCGCGATCCGGTCGTGGTGGCCGGGGTGGCCCTCGCCGGGCAGAGCCCGTGGCTGCTGTTCGGCCTGTTCGCGGGGGCCGTCGTCGACCGTTACGACCAGCGTCGCCTGACGGTGCTCGTGGACGCCACCCGGGTGCTGCTGCTGGCCGTCCTCGTGACCGCGCTCGCTCTGGACGTGGCGAACATCGTGCTGGTGTACGCGGTGGCGTTCATGTGCGGGGTCGGGGAGACGCTGCGCGACACCGCGACGGCCACGCTGCTGCCGCCGCTGGTCAAGGACGCCGATCTCGATCGCGCCAACGGCGGCCTGGTCAACGCCGAGGTGGCGGGCAACGAGCTGGTGGGGCCGCCGATCGGCGGCTACCTGTTCGGGGTGGCGATGGTGCTGCCGTTCGCGCTCAACGGCAGCACGCTGGCGCTGGCTGCGGCCCTGATCTTCAGCCTGCCGAACGTCTTCGCGGCCAAGCCCGTGCCCGCCGGGGAGAAGAGGCGGATCTGGGCGGAGACGGGAGCGGGCCTGCGCTGGCTGGTGCGCCATCGGCGGCTGCGCGCCCTGGTCGCGCTGGGCGGGCTGTTCGCGCTGATGGACAGTGCCTGGTTCCCCATCTTCGTGCTCTACGTCGGCCAGGTGCTGGCGCTGCCCGGGTGGGGGTACGGCATGCTGCTGGGGGTGGGCGCCGTCGGCGGGCTGGCCGGCGGGTTCCTCGCCGCCCGCGTCACGCGCCGGATCGGGACGGCGGCGGCGCTGGCGGGCTGCCTGCTCTGCGCCGCGGCGGGACAGCTGATGCTCGCGCTGACCACCTCCGTCCCCGTGGCGGCGGTGGGGCTGGGGGCCACGAGTGCCGCGTTCGGGGTGTGGACGGTCGCGGCCAGGACGTTGCGCCAGCGGCTGACGCCACCCGAACTGCTCGGCCGGGTCAGCAGCGCGTCGATGACGATCGTGATGAGCGCCGGGCCCGTGGGGGCGCTGGCGGGCGGGTTCGTCGCGGCCGAGTGGGGGCTGACGGCGCCGATCCTGATCGGGGTGCCCGTGCTCGCGGTGGGCGCGCTGGTCTGCTACCTGACGCTCCGCACGCAGGAATGA
- a CDS encoding FAD-binding oxidoreductase, giving the protein MPAGNDSTTSTPMSRRGMLAATATATATATATALGTAAAGAAPAQARTAEPAGPGFGPVTVRPGDPRYDNLLRGNNFRFAGQPDEIRVVASTEQVVRAVSDAVRSGRRIAVRSGGHCFENLTADPSVRLLLDLSPMDEVGYDARRRAFAVQPGATLGDVYRTLLKGWNVTIPGGGCPEVGAGGHFAGGGYGPLSRRYGSVVDHLYGVEVVVADRDGTVRAVVATREPGDPNRDLWWAHTGGGGGNFGVVTRYWLRSPGATGTDPSRLLPAAPRRMLQHVVMWSWEHLTEQSLTGLLRNFGTWHERNSAPGSRSAGLYGILQPSHRAGGTVMLVAQIDADLPGAEDLVTGFISAVTDGLDLTPVLDLRSTIPWLHRMTWPGSGEPGDVLVRRYKIKAGYLRRSFTDTQLAAVYRHLTNSTGGPGAGLLLVGYGGQVRAVEPAATAIAQRDVIMKAVYQTVWADEADDAANLAWVRGLYRDVYADTGGVPVPGEVNDGSYINYPDADLADPAWNTSGVSAQTLYYKDNYPRLQQVKARWDPRDVFRHALSVEPPRAG; this is encoded by the coding sequence ATGCCAGCAGGGAACGACTCCACCACCAGCACCCCGATGAGCCGTCGCGGGATGCTCGCCGCCACGGCCACGGCCACGGCCACCGCCACCGCCACCGCCCTCGGCACGGCGGCCGCCGGCGCCGCGCCGGCGCAGGCGCGGACCGCTGAGCCGGCGGGGCCGGGCTTCGGGCCGGTGACCGTACGGCCGGGCGACCCCCGCTACGACAACCTGCTGCGCGGCAACAACTTCCGCTTCGCCGGGCAGCCGGACGAGATCCGCGTCGTCGCCTCCACCGAGCAGGTGGTGCGCGCGGTGTCGGACGCCGTCCGCTCCGGCCGGCGGATCGCGGTGCGCAGCGGCGGCCACTGCTTCGAGAACCTCACCGCCGACCCGTCGGTGCGCCTGCTCCTCGACCTGTCGCCGATGGACGAGGTCGGCTACGACGCCCGCCGCCGGGCGTTCGCCGTGCAGCCCGGCGCCACCCTCGGCGACGTGTACCGTACCCTGCTCAAGGGCTGGAACGTCACGATCCCCGGCGGCGGCTGCCCCGAGGTGGGCGCCGGCGGGCACTTCGCGGGCGGCGGGTACGGCCCGCTGTCGCGCCGGTACGGCTCGGTCGTCGACCACCTGTACGGCGTGGAGGTCGTGGTCGCCGACCGCGACGGCACCGTCCGCGCCGTGGTCGCCACCCGCGAGCCCGGCGACCCCAACCGCGACCTGTGGTGGGCCCACACCGGCGGAGGCGGCGGCAACTTCGGCGTCGTCACCCGCTACTGGCTGCGCTCGCCCGGCGCCACCGGCACCGACCCGTCCCGCCTGCTCCCGGCGGCGCCGCGGCGCATGCTGCAGCACGTCGTCATGTGGTCCTGGGAGCACCTGACCGAGCAGTCGCTCACCGGGCTGCTGCGCAACTTCGGCACCTGGCACGAACGCAACAGCGCCCCCGGCTCCCGGTCCGCCGGCCTGTACGGCATCCTGCAGCCGTCGCACCGCGCGGGCGGCACCGTCATGCTCGTGGCCCAGATCGACGCCGACCTCCCAGGCGCCGAAGACCTGGTGACCGGCTTCATCTCCGCGGTGACCGACGGCCTGGACCTCACCCCCGTGCTCGACCTGCGCAGCACGATTCCCTGGCTGCACCGGATGACCTGGCCGGGCAGCGGCGAGCCGGGCGACGTGCTCGTCCGGCGCTACAAGATCAAGGCCGGCTACCTGCGCCGCTCGTTCACCGACACCCAGCTCGCCGCCGTCTACCGCCACCTGACGAACTCCACCGGCGGCCCGGGCGCCGGCCTGCTGCTCGTCGGCTACGGAGGCCAGGTGCGGGCGGTCGAGCCGGCCGCCACGGCGATCGCCCAGCGCGACGTGATCATGAAGGCCGTCTACCAGACGGTCTGGGCCGACGAGGCCGACGACGCCGCCAACCTCGCCTGGGTGCGGGGCCTCTACCGCGACGTGTACGCCGACACCGGCGGCGTGCCCGTGCCCGGCGAGGTCAACGACGGCTCCTACATCAACTACCCCGACGCCGACCTGGCCGACCCGGCGTGGAACACCTCGGGCGTGTCCGCGCAGACCCTCTACTACAAGGACAACTACCCCCGCCTCCAGCAGGTGAAGGCCCGCTGGGACCCGCGCGACGTCTTCCGCCACGCGCTGTCCGTCGAACCGCCCCGGGCGGGCTGA
- a CDS encoding response regulator, with protein sequence MTPIRLLIVDDHPVVRDGLSSMFARDPDFEVLGEAGDGAQAVRLAETLRPDVILMDLRMPGTDGVSATRQLTERANAARVLVLTTYDTDSHVLPAIEAGATGYLLKDAPRDELLRAVRAAARGEAVLAPSVAALLMGRVRRPAPGPLSPREVEVLHLVASGATNREAAARLFLTEATVKSHLLSIYAKLGVKDRAAAVSEAFNRGLLTPRPPEQP encoded by the coding sequence ATGACCCCCATCCGCCTGCTGATCGTGGACGACCACCCGGTCGTCAGAGACGGCCTGAGCAGCATGTTCGCCCGCGACCCCGACTTCGAGGTGCTCGGCGAGGCCGGCGACGGCGCGCAGGCCGTCCGGCTGGCGGAGACCCTGCGCCCGGACGTGATCCTCATGGACCTGCGCATGCCGGGCACGGACGGCGTCAGCGCGACCAGGCAACTCACCGAGCGCGCGAACGCGGCCCGCGTGCTGGTGCTGACCACGTACGACACCGACAGCCACGTGCTGCCCGCCATCGAGGCGGGCGCCACCGGCTACCTCCTCAAGGACGCACCCCGCGACGAACTGCTGCGCGCCGTCCGCGCGGCGGCCCGCGGCGAGGCGGTGCTCGCCCCGTCGGTGGCCGCCCTCCTGATGGGCCGCGTACGCCGCCCCGCCCCCGGCCCGCTCAGCCCGCGCGAGGTGGAGGTGCTCCACCTGGTGGCCTCCGGCGCCACGAACCGGGAGGCGGCCGCCAGGCTGTTCCTCACCGAGGCGACCGTCAAGTCCCACCTGCTGAGCATCTACGCCAAGCTCGGCGTCAAGGACCGCGCCGCCGCCGTCTCCGAGGCCTTCAACCGGGGCCTGCTCACCCCACGACCACCCGAACAGCCCTGA
- a CDS encoding FAD-dependent monooxygenase: MTAYGSRGARTSVTIVGGGIGGLTAALSLLRHGIDAHVYEQAAELSEVGAGVQISPNASRVLHGLGLSEELARTGVKPVALHQRRWDDGRTLARSPLAGPLEDAFGFPHYLMHRADLLAALATRLPAGRIHLGHRFAALADHGDRVEARFANGVRVEADVLVGADGIHSPTRGLLFGPEHPRFTGCVAYRGLVPAERLRALELETTTQLWMGPGGHFVHYFVAGGRLVNFVAITEQDTWTRESWTDRRDVADAPAAFEGWHPQVRAIMEAVDETYLWALFDRAPLRHWSSGRVTLLGDACHAMLPFMAQGAAMAIEDAATLAACLADPGSGVSAALRRYEAARVPRTARVHALSTANKARFHLPDGPAQRDRDAQLSDGAGGLSPGAMAWIYGHDADRPSDQATR, from the coding sequence ATGACCGCGTACGGCAGCCGCGGCGCACGAACCTCGGTCACCATCGTCGGCGGCGGGATCGGCGGGCTCACCGCCGCCCTGTCGCTGCTGCGCCACGGCATCGACGCGCACGTGTACGAGCAGGCCGCCGAGCTGAGCGAGGTCGGCGCCGGCGTGCAGATCAGCCCGAACGCGTCCCGCGTCCTGCACGGGCTCGGCCTGTCGGAGGAACTGGCCAGGACGGGTGTCAAACCGGTGGCCCTGCACCAGCGGCGCTGGGACGACGGCCGCACCCTGGCCCGCTCCCCCCTCGCCGGCCCGCTGGAGGACGCCTTCGGCTTCCCCCACTACCTGATGCACCGCGCCGACCTGCTCGCCGCCCTCGCCACCCGCTTACCCGCCGGCCGGATCCACCTGGGGCACCGGTTCGCCGCGCTGGCCGACCACGGGGATCGCGTCGAGGCGCGCTTCGCGAACGGCGTACGCGTCGAGGCCGACGTGCTGGTGGGCGCGGACGGCATCCACTCCCCCACCCGCGGCCTGCTGTTCGGGCCGGAGCACCCGCGCTTCACCGGCTGCGTCGCCTACCGGGGCCTGGTGCCGGCCGAACGGCTGCGGGCGCTGGAACTGGAGACCACGACACAGCTGTGGATGGGGCCCGGCGGCCACTTCGTGCACTACTTCGTGGCCGGCGGGCGGCTGGTGAACTTCGTGGCGATCACCGAGCAGGACACCTGGACGCGGGAGTCCTGGACCGACCGGCGCGACGTCGCCGACGCGCCGGCCGCGTTCGAGGGCTGGCATCCGCAGGTCAGGGCGATCATGGAGGCGGTGGACGAGACGTACCTGTGGGCGCTGTTCGACCGCGCGCCGCTGCGGCACTGGTCCTCCGGCCGGGTGACCCTGCTGGGCGACGCCTGCCACGCGATGTTGCCGTTCATGGCGCAGGGCGCGGCGATGGCCATCGAGGACGCGGCCACGCTCGCCGCCTGCCTCGCCGACCCCGGTTCCGGGGTCAGCGCGGCCTTGCGGCGGTACGAGGCGGCGCGCGTTCCCCGTACGGCGCGGGTGCACGCCCTGTCCACCGCGAACAAGGCGCGGTTCCATCTCCCCGACGGGCCCGCGCAGCGGGACCGCGACGCCCAGCTCAGCGACGGGGCGGGCGGGCTGTCGCCCGGGGCCATGGCGTGGATCTACGGACACGACGCGGATCGCCCCTCGGATCAGGCGACGCGGTAA
- the lgt gene encoding prolipoprotein diacylglyceryl transferase: MVIASIPSPAEAAWDIGFIPIRAYALCHILGIVVGAWLSERRWRARGGEPGTMYDIAVPAVIFGLIGGRLYHVIVDWQTYFGPRAVKEPVQALFIWEGGLGIWGAVALGGVGVWLACRRRGLSLGAVADTVAPGIAFGQAIARWGNWFNQELYGSPTTLPWGLEIDQAHGGEPGVLYHPTFLYESLWDAALGFALILIGRRFVLHHGRLFAVYVAGYTFGRFWIEGLRIDPVGGVDHAVLLLGLRINQWTSIVLFAGALVYLWVTRAKDTEEVVTARTG, encoded by the coding sequence ATGGTGATCGCCTCGATCCCGAGCCCGGCGGAAGCGGCCTGGGACATCGGTTTCATCCCGATCAGGGCCTACGCGTTGTGCCACATCCTCGGGATCGTCGTCGGCGCCTGGCTGAGCGAGCGCCGCTGGCGCGCCCGCGGTGGCGAGCCGGGCACGATGTACGACATCGCGGTCCCCGCGGTGATCTTCGGCCTGATCGGCGGCCGGCTCTACCACGTCATCGTCGACTGGCAGACCTACTTCGGCCCGCGCGCGGTCAAGGAGCCCGTCCAGGCGCTGTTCATCTGGGAGGGCGGGCTCGGCATCTGGGGCGCGGTCGCGCTCGGCGGCGTCGGAGTGTGGCTGGCCTGCCGCCGCCGGGGGCTGTCCCTGGGCGCGGTGGCCGACACGGTCGCGCCCGGCATCGCGTTCGGGCAGGCGATCGCCCGCTGGGGCAACTGGTTCAACCAGGAGCTGTACGGCAGCCCGACCACCCTGCCGTGGGGCCTGGAGATCGACCAGGCGCACGGCGGTGAGCCGGGCGTGCTCTACCACCCGACGTTCCTGTACGAGTCGCTGTGGGACGCGGCGCTCGGCTTCGCGCTCATCCTGATCGGCCGGCGGTTCGTGCTGCACCACGGACGGCTGTTCGCCGTGTACGTCGCCGGTTACACCTTCGGGCGGTTCTGGATCGAGGGGCTGCGGATCGACCCGGTCGGCGGGGTGGACCACGCGGTGCTGCTGCTGGGGCTGCGGATCAACCAGTGGACCTCGATCGTGCTGTTCGCCGGGGCGCTGGTCTACCTGTGGGTCACCCGGGCCAAGGACACCGAGGAGGTCGTGACGGCCCGGACGGGCTGA
- a CDS encoding enolase C-terminal domain-like protein, whose product MSAIDEVTAAAYRVPAECPEGDGTLAWEATTMVVVTVRAAGVAGTGWTYAPAAAATFVTDTLAGTLTGADADAVPALHAAMTRQVRNAGRPGVAGYAVSAVDVALWDLKARLIGVPLTRLWGLAREEVPLYGSGGFTTYADAATVDQLTHWVHEQGIGRVKIKIGESSGGRPDRDLHRVALARRAIGQDAELYVDANGGYTAKQAVRVAGRMREHGVTWFEEPVSSDDLAGLRLVRERCDADVAAGHHLQVSAHCAPNLHLPAAAATIGLRHLEWFHDHQRIEAELFDGAADPGGGVARPCADAPGHGLTLRTAAAERYRVA is encoded by the coding sequence ATGAGCGCGATCGACGAGGTCACGGCGGCGGCCTATCGGGTCCCCGCCGAGTGTCCGGAGGGGGACGGTACCCTCGCCTGGGAGGCGACCACGATGGTGGTGGTCACCGTGCGGGCGGCGGGTGTCGCGGGGACGGGCTGGACGTACGCGCCGGCCGCCGCGGCCACGTTCGTCACGGACACCCTCGCCGGCACGCTGACCGGCGCGGACGCCGACGCCGTCCCCGCGCTGCACGCCGCCATGACGCGGCAGGTGCGCAACGCGGGCCGGCCCGGTGTCGCCGGGTACGCCGTCTCGGCCGTGGACGTGGCCCTGTGGGATCTGAAGGCCCGCCTGATCGGGGTGCCGCTGACCCGGTTGTGGGGCCTGGCCCGGGAGGAGGTGCCGCTGTACGGCTCGGGCGGCTTCACCACCTACGCCGACGCCGCCACCGTCGACCAGCTCACGCACTGGGTGCACGAGCAGGGCATCGGCCGCGTCAAGATCAAGATCGGGGAGTCGTCCGGCGGCCGGCCCGACCGCGACCTGCACCGGGTGGCGCTGGCCCGCCGCGCCATCGGCCAGGACGCCGAGCTGTACGTGGACGCCAACGGCGGCTACACCGCCAAGCAGGCCGTCCGTGTCGCCGGCCGGATGCGCGAGCACGGCGTCACCTGGTTCGAGGAGCCGGTCTCCTCCGACGACCTGGCCGGGCTGCGCCTCGTCCGTGAGCGCTGCGACGCCGACGTCGCGGCCGGTCACCATCTGCAGGTGTCCGCGCACTGCGCCCCGAACCTGCACCTCCCGGCCGCGGCGGCCACGATCGGCCTGCGGCACCTCGAATGGTTCCACGACCACCAGCGGATCGAGGCGGAGCTGTTCGACGGCGCCGCCGATCCCGGCGGCGGCGTGGCCCGGCCCTGTGCGGACGCGCCCGGTCACGGCCTGACTCTGCGCACCGCCGCGGCCGAGCGTTACCGCGTCGCCTGA
- a CDS encoding FAD/NAD(P)-binding protein — translation MGERVIAVIGVGPRGLSVLERLLMRLRDTPPGGHDEVTIWAFDAVGHGGGRVWRVDQPSWLMANTTAGESTMRGPGDDGLPADRYGTMARWAGLEPGAYPARRLYGQYLAEVFRALCATAPPRVRVRPVRAEVTRMTRVPGGLRLVAGGTAYRVDKAVLATGHGSLEPDAEQLAWLRHADDHGLRYLPPGLAAEMPLDDLPPGAEVAVRGFGLTFYDVMRAVTLGRGGRFSPTPAGLRYLPSGDEPILLALSRGGLPFLARPEVPDFPAPPVRLRVVTEERLAELRATALAATGTPQLDFARLVEPLIQFEADLACSTGAAHPLTSLARPFRDRWFASPADYHAGLARLLRADARRAGAGCVDGTVKAATEMLRAIRPLLPQIVDFGGLLPHSHRDFLDRFVPESFVLSAGPPAAHVDQLAALMEAGIVRPVGPGARVEAVPGGFGVGSPQVGGSRRVTRVLVDARAPARDLSRDVSPLIRQLLADGMVSEFVNVDPATGARFDAGGLAVTRAPYRVIDALGRAAGDLHALGVATNHTRWFTEVGTGRPGQDSPFFRDADAVAAALLARP, via the coding sequence CGCCGTCGGCCACGGCGGCGGCCGGGTCTGGCGGGTCGACCAGCCGTCCTGGCTGATGGCCAACACCACGGCGGGCGAGAGCACGATGCGCGGGCCCGGCGACGACGGCCTGCCCGCCGACCGGTACGGGACGATGGCGCGCTGGGCCGGCCTGGAGCCGGGCGCCTACCCGGCCCGCCGGCTCTACGGGCAGTACCTGGCCGAGGTGTTCCGCGCGCTGTGCGCGACGGCCCCGCCACGCGTGCGCGTCCGTCCCGTGCGGGCCGAGGTCACCCGGATGACCCGCGTGCCGGGCGGGCTGCGGCTGGTCGCGGGCGGCACCGCGTACCGGGTGGACAAGGCGGTGCTGGCCACCGGCCACGGCAGCCTGGAGCCCGACGCGGAGCAGCTCGCCTGGCTGCGGCACGCCGACGACCACGGCCTGCGCTACCTGCCGCCGGGGCTGGCCGCGGAGATGCCGCTCGACGACCTGCCGCCGGGGGCCGAGGTGGCGGTGCGCGGGTTCGGGCTGACGTTCTACGACGTGATGCGGGCGGTGACGCTGGGCAGGGGCGGGCGGTTCTCGCCCACGCCCGCCGGGCTGCGCTACCTGCCCAGCGGGGACGAGCCGATCCTGCTGGCGCTCTCGCGCGGCGGGCTGCCGTTCCTGGCCAGGCCGGAGGTGCCCGACTTCCCCGCGCCGCCCGTACGGCTGCGGGTCGTGACGGAGGAGCGCCTGGCGGAGCTGCGCGCGACGGCGCTGGCGGCCACCGGCACGCCGCAGCTCGACTTCGCCCGGCTCGTCGAGCCGCTCATCCAGTTCGAGGCGGACCTGGCGTGCTCCACCGGGGCCGCCCATCCGCTCACCAGCCTGGCCAGGCCCTTTCGCGACCGGTGGTTCGCCTCACCGGCCGACTACCACGCCGGCCTGGCCCGGCTGCTGCGCGCGGACGCCCGGCGGGCGGGCGCGGGGTGCGTGGACGGCACGGTCAAGGCGGCCACCGAGATGCTGCGCGCGATCCGGCCGCTGCTGCCGCAGATCGTGGACTTCGGCGGGCTGCTGCCGCACTCGCACCGGGACTTCCTGGACAGGTTCGTGCCGGAGAGCTTCGTGTTGTCGGCCGGGCCGCCCGCCGCGCACGTCGACCAGCTCGCGGCGCTGATGGAGGCCGGGATCGTGCGGCCGGTCGGGCCGGGAGCCCGCGTGGAGGCGGTGCCGGGCGGGTTCGGGGTGGGATCGCCGCAGGTGGGCGGGTCCCGGCGGGTGACCAGGGTGCTCGTGGACGCGCGGGCGCCCGCGCGCGACCTGTCCAGGGACGTCTCGCCGCTGATCAGGCAACTGCTGGCGGACGGGATGGTCAGCGAGTTCGTGAATGTGGACCCGGCCACCGGGGCGCGCTTCGACGCGGGCGGGCTGGCCGTGACGCGGGCGCCGTACCGGGTGATCGACGCGCTGGGACGGGCGGCGGGGGACCTTCACGCGCTCGGCGTGGCCACCAACCACACCCGCTGGTTCACCGAGGTCGGCACCGGCAGGCCGGGCCAGGACAGCCCGTTCTTCCGCGACGCGGACGCGGTGGCCGCCGCCCTCCTCGCCCGCCCCTGA
- a CDS encoding sensor histidine kinase, which yields MRDAATRWPLVLAAGPYALLALLTAVTVALHRSEGSSPLADLVLCALIAAWMLGLFTLRPAWRGRAPVMAVFVAGLILLTGVLVVTAPWFGLFTPVVYVFTFRLLRWPWQPVGVGAVAVVAGTAQAYDVDKSTGVGLITYAAVVAANVVPMCAFAWFARRAALQEEERERALHEAREANRRLAASLAENAALHERLLAQARDAAVQEERQRMAREIHDTLAQGLTGIIAQLRAAEGAGDDPAIRRRHVAAATKLARESLSEARRSVHALRPEPLRSARLSEALAGVAERWSALHEIPVQVTTTGTARPIRPEAEVALLRIAQEALANVAKHARARRVGVTLSYLEHEAALDVRDDGDGFDPSRLATIEGFEAARLDDSGPPASDPGPLTPGPDPRPAPGGSLPDRGGFGLITMRQRVESLSGTLQIESEPGGGTGISARVPLERAEVCG from the coding sequence ATGCGCGACGCAGCGACACGATGGCCCCTGGTGCTGGCCGCCGGGCCGTACGCGTTGCTGGCGCTCCTGACCGCCGTCACCGTGGCACTCCACCGCTCAGAGGGCTCCTCGCCGCTCGCCGACCTGGTGCTGTGCGCACTGATCGCGGCCTGGATGCTGGGCCTGTTCACGCTGCGGCCCGCCTGGCGCGGGCGGGCGCCCGTGATGGCCGTGTTCGTCGCCGGGCTGATCCTGCTCACGGGCGTGCTGGTGGTGACGGCCCCGTGGTTCGGGCTCTTCACCCCCGTCGTGTACGTCTTCACCTTCCGGCTCCTGCGCTGGCCGTGGCAGCCGGTCGGCGTCGGCGCGGTGGCGGTGGTGGCGGGCACGGCGCAGGCGTACGACGTGGACAAGAGCACCGGCGTCGGCCTGATCACCTACGCCGCCGTGGTGGCCGCGAACGTCGTCCCCATGTGCGCCTTCGCCTGGTTCGCCCGGCGCGCGGCGCTGCAGGAGGAGGAGCGGGAGCGGGCGCTGCACGAGGCCCGCGAGGCCAACCGCAGGCTGGCGGCCTCGCTCGCCGAGAACGCGGCCCTGCACGAGCGGCTGCTGGCCCAGGCCCGCGACGCCGCGGTGCAGGAGGAGCGGCAGCGCATGGCACGCGAGATCCACGACACGCTGGCGCAGGGCCTGACCGGCATCATCGCCCAGCTGCGCGCCGCCGAGGGCGCGGGCGACGACCCGGCGATCCGGCGCCGCCACGTCGCCGCCGCCACGAAGCTCGCCAGGGAGAGCCTGTCGGAGGCCCGGCGGTCGGTGCACGCGCTGCGGCCCGAGCCGCTGCGATCGGCGCGGCTCAGCGAGGCGCTGGCGGGCGTCGCCGAGCGCTGGTCGGCGCTGCACGAGATCCCCGTCCAGGTCACCACCACCGGCACGGCCCGGCCGATCCGGCCCGAGGCGGAGGTGGCGCTGCTGCGCATCGCCCAGGAGGCCCTGGCCAACGTGGCCAAGCACGCCCGGGCCCGCCGGGTGGGGGTGACGCTGTCGTACCTGGAGCACGAGGCCGCCCTGGACGTCCGCGACGACGGGGACGGCTTCGACCCGTCCCGCCTCGCCACCATCGAGGGCTTCGAGGCGGCGCGGCTCGACGACAGCGGACCGCCCGCCTCCGACCCCGGCCCGCTCACTCCCGGCCCCGACCCCCGGCCCGCCCCTGGAGGGTCGCTGCCCGATCGCGGCGGGTTCGGCCTGATCACGATGCGGCAGCGCGTCGAGAGCCTTTCCGGCACCTTGCAGATCGAATCGGAGCCGGGCGGCGGCACGGGCATCTCGGCCCGCGTCCCCCTCGAACGGGCGGAGGTGTGCGGATGA